CAGGGATCTGAAATGGTTCAGGCTCAGATAGGTGATGGAGAGACTCTGGGCAGGGGGTCAGAGTGCCCATGTTTTGGCAAGCTCTTGTGATAATGACCTTGGGTGGTGAACCGAAATTTGGACTCTTATCTCTTTGGATCCGGATCTCTCCTATAGTACTTCCCTCTGACATCTGTATTGTCATGAAGgacacacatttttctttttttcatatgctCCTTCTctctaattcatttttttctttgcacactattccctggtagctcagctggtaaagaatccgcctgcaatgagggagatctgggtttgatccctgggtggggaagatcccctggagaagggaaaagctacccatttcagtactctggcctgaagaatcccatagactgtatagctcatgggggttgcaaagagtcagacaggactgagagatttGACACTTTATTAATACTAATGGAACATACTAAACATTGGAGATATAGAGTCTGTTAGACAAGGTTTTAAAGGAGGatatgtgcatatgtgctaagttgctcagttgtgtctctttccgacactatggactgtagcctgccaggatcctctgtccatggaattccccagcaagaatactggagtcagttgccatgtcctcctacaggggaatcttcccaacccaggggttgaactcacatctcctatgCCTCTGGCATTgactttactactagtgccacctagaaCGTCCTTAGaggaggatgctgctgctgctgctgctaagtcacttcagtcgtgtccgactctgtgcgaccccatagacggcagcccatgaggctcctctgtccctgggattctccaagcaagaacactgcagtgggttgccatttccttctccaatgcatgaaagtgaaaagtgaaaatgaagtcgctcagtcgtgtccgactcttcacgaccccatggactgcagcctaccagactcctccgtccatgggattttccaggcaacccaggagtggggtgccattgccttctccgttagaGGAGGATAGTCCCTCCTATTTCCTAGGACCATATAAGAGAATGGACTCCTCAGACAGGTCCactattcattccttcattcacccCATAATCAGCAAATAGTTATTGAGGATTTACATTTGCAGTGTTCTACTTCATGTGTTACTTATTAAAGACAAAGACAAGAgaatatattgattttatttcatttctttccaagTTACTCTGGAGCTCTAGATTTTGCCAGGCAGTTTTTGGTATGAAAACAAAGAAGTTCTCGGTACTGAGATGGGACTTGCACGGAATGAAGTGGGGTAATTACTAGTGGTCAGATTTCTACTTTGTGCATAGACAGAAGTAAAAGAAGCGAGGGAGAGGCGAAGAGGAGCTGTGGAAAGGGcaagaaatgggagaaaaagcaaaagctGTGGAAATGGCTGATGGGATTGTAAAGATTTTTTTACCTTTTCCCCCTAGTTTTATGGAGAGATAATTGACATAAATTAATGTGTAAATTCTAGGCTTACAGCATGATCgttttatagatatatatattggAGGAAGAACGGGCAatcctctgcagtattcttgcctggagaatcccatggacagaggagcctggtgggccacagtccataagcttgcaaagagttgaacacgactgaagtgactgagcacgcatgcatgtatctgtatctatatctatatctatatctatatctatatctatatctatatctatatctatgcaTTGCAATAGGTTTAATTAATATGCATCATCTCAAAAGAACTAATTGGGAAAATCCTGAGAGTTCTCTCTGATGTAGAACATTTTCACACATTGAGGTAAGGGAAAGTCTTTTTGGTCCCTACATGGTTCAGCTTGAATTTTGTTGAACTAGAACAGCCTGTCAAACTCACGGAGGTTATCTGTTTTAAGCTCCGTGATAAAGAatgtctgttttgaaaataaggataataaactCCCTTCACATGACATACACATTAACATCCTCAAAGTATGTTTCTGTTCCCAGACATTAGGGTCCTGCTGTCTCGCTCTATATGGACTATAGCTGCCTCTTTTTGGACACTTGAGGAATATACCCCTGTTATGTTTGATGTATGTTCTTTGTTCTGATAAGGTAGGTGATCATGGTAAAAATCATGCTTCAGTGGGGAAgtttctcagagttatctgagaggctgtcgTCTCCTGGGCTATAGCCCTAAATTTGGCTCAAACAAAACTCCTCTATTCCTAAAAACAAAATCCCATTATCTCATAAAGATAtcacataaagaaaagaaagaagaaagaggaaaatcttttctgtctgtgatgagaactcttaggattaaCTCTCTTAACAGATTCCTTGTATATCATACAGTGGTGTTAATTATAGTTACCATGTCGTGTACATCTGTAGTACATATTTTACagtggaaatttgtaccttttgatcaccttcctcccaccctccactCCTGATAACTACACGTCTGATATCTTTTTCTATGGGTTTGGCTGATCTCTAGGTTCCACATGTATGTGACATCatattgcatttttctttctatgtctgacccatttcactcagcataatgccttcaaggagcttccatgttgtcacaagtggtagaatttcctcatttttaaggctgaataatattccattgctttTTCCATACCTTttattatccattcatccattaatgAACACCTAGGTTCTTTCCATGCCTTGGGTAccgtaaataatgctgctatgaacttggGACTTCCCCcacggctcagtgataaagaatttgcctggaatgcaggaggcacaggagacagggatttaatccctgggttgtgaagatcccttggaggaggaaatggcaatgcactccagtattcttgggtggataatcccatggacagaggagcttggagggctacagtccatagggtcagaaagagtcacatgcttgcaacaacatgggagctcataaatttaaaaaagatatttattatttatttacttattggctgtgctgggtctttgttgtggcccCTAGGGTCAGGGAGTTGTGCAAAATTTCTCTAGCTGAGGTGGCTGTGGGTGTATTTATTTGCCCCACAGAGGCTTCTCTCACTGCTCTCCAAAGGCTTCTTGAGGGGCCTGGtttcatgggctctagagtgtgcaggctcagtagctgtagctCGTTGACCTAGTTGCTCCtctgtatgtgggatcttagttccctgaccagggattgaacctacgtcccTTGcgttgcaagacagattctttaccactggagcacCATAGACGTtcttgcatatatctttttgagttagtgttttcattttctttggctctATTCCgagaagtggagttgctgggaCATTTGGtgtttctatttttcactttttgagaATTCCTCTATATGGTTTTTGAGAAAGTTTTCTTGTGTAGTGACTGGGTCATCTGTGGATGGATGCCATCAGTTCTGTGGAGGTTCTTCCATCTCGGTTGACTAAGGGAGGGCACAAGGGTCAGAGGAACTAAGACTTCCATTTGGACAAGAATTCATGCTGAGATATCTAAGAAATGAAGctatctcctcttccttctcttgattttttttccagttgtgagGAGGCAGTAGAGCCTGGCTTAGAAGTTAAGCCTGGGCTTCCTGGCCAGCATCCGTCTTAGAGCTGCCTTCACCTCTTGGTTCTTCAGACTGTAGATAAGGGGGTTCAGTAGCGGGATCACCACACTGTACTGCACAGATAGCACTTGCTCCAGGGCTGAGCCTGAAGCTGGAGTCATGTACCTTGAAGGGAATTGCACAAAGGCATAAAATGAGCTCAGGACAATGGACACATGGCTGTAAGCAGCCAGGGTCCATCCCATCCCAGACTCTGCCAAGAGGGTCCTCTGGCTGAGTCACTATCACTGGTAGAAGCATCTACAAGTGACTGTATTATCATGAGAAGTCAGTCATTTCTGCCTTCAAATGTCTCCATACAAGAGTGATCTTATGCGGAACATTATAAGAGCTGCcctgaggagaaaaaggaagttgTGCAGCCTATGAAGTGTTCCAGGTTAGAACAGAACTAAAAATGATGCCATGCATTTCtatatttctttatacttttcaaaGCGTCTTTCCTTAGTAGGTATGTAGAGAATATgaagaatgttttttcttttttttaatatatacaattttatgtTCCCATCTTGTCATGATTGTTCCTTACAAAACTATATGCTAGTCCAATAATGCTGTCATTTTCCCCAACATTTATGGCTCTTGGAATTACCCCAGAATGACAGCACATTATTTTTCTAATGCTCAGTGGAAcaaatatttgtcctttttaGAACATCTATCAAATTTGGCTTAGAAATCAAGATCTGTAAATAAAGTGAAAGATAAAACTGTGTTTAGTATGATATGAATGCTAAATGATTATAAATCCAATAATGGTGAGACTAATTCATCCACTAGTCTAATCTGGAGACTAATCCATCTCCAGATTTATTAGTAGAGAGGACAGGCCAGTAGTGACTCTATTTCCTGGGAACCAAGCGCTCATCAACCAGAGCTGTTTATGTTTGAGAGAAACATGGTAGAAAAGAGCTTGAGGTTTTCAAGCCATTGAGACTCAGTTTATATTTTGCCTCCATTCTTAGCTTGTTCTGGCAACTTTGATAAAGCACCTGGTTACTCctgaaactcatttttttttaaaatccaaaaatgAGGTTAATAACATTTATCTTGTGGTATGACACATACTAAAATTGATCTTGATTGTGCAAAGCAGTTGTTGTAAGTATCTGCCTAATCAATAGTTACAGGACAAATAGGCTTTCAATCtttcagtgggaaagaaaaatGGCATTTGTTTCAagtatgatatattttatatatattttgtccaACTCTGAATAAAAGCCTACTAACGTTTCTCTGATTTCCTTCTGAAACTCCAAGATCATAGGTTAATGAAATTAGGAAACCCTTTAGTCCTTGTATAAGCTTATTTTTCAGAGTTAGACAATTGAGttctcagaaagaaaataaatttttaagactTCACACATCAGAGCCAGAACTAGAACTCAGGCTTCCCGAATTCTTGTGCAGTTCTTTTCTTACTACTTTGCAGTGCTCTGTTCTACAGATCACCATTGATTTCAAGTGAATAATATCCTACATCCACATTCCGGAGGTATAGCAATGACATACCTGAAAACGCCTGAGCCATAATAAATGAGGACCACAAGAAAATGAGATGAGCAGGTAGAGAAGATCTTGTTCTGACCTGAGGCAGAGTTGATCCCCAAGGCTGTCATGATGATATGGGTGTAGGATCCCAGGAGTAGGACAAGGGTGCCAAGGCCCAAGACCACCGCGGTTGTCAGGATGGAGGCAATGCTAATGTAGGGGTCAGAACAGGCCAACAGGAGCACTGGAGGAAACTCACAGGCAAAGCTGTGGATGAAGTTGGGGCCACAGAATCGCTGTTGAGCCAGGAGGATGGTGTTAAGTAGGCCAGTCCCCATTCCTATGATCCAGGAAGCTCCCACCAGGCCAGCACACACCTTCTTGTTCATAGTCACCACATACAGCAGTGGGTGGCACACAGCCTGgtaccggtcataggccatgactGAAAGGAGGCAAGCTTCAGTGGCCCCAGAAAATATGACCAAGGCAATCTGGGTGAAACATTCAAAGAAGGATATAGTCTTCCACTTGGAAAGCAGGTTCTCTAGCAACTTAGGCACAATGACTGAGGAATAGAAAGCATCCAGGAAGGAAAGCtgactgaggaagaagtacatgggggtgtggaggtgggcaTCAGTCCTGatcaccagcagcatcagcaggtTCCCTGTGAGGGTCAGGAGGTAAATCACCAGGAATATTACAAATAGTACTACCCGGATGTGAGGGTTGTTGGATAGTCCTTGGAGAACAAACACAGTGACTCTGGTTGTGTTGGCAGCTTCCATGGAGCATTAGATATTCCCTTCAGAGGGAcaagaacagaaaagaatgcTCCAATGTGCTATGAGTCTTAGAGAATGTCTGGAGATGAGATGCTATGAATCAAGCTTCAGCAGAGGCAACCTTGCCATTTCAGACCTCATCACGTCTGCCCAGCTCAGGGCAGTAATCTATTGGCTAAGGTGGAGATGtgggaaagaaataaatagaGAATCAAACCtagaaagaaaggggaagagaaaagagtTTATACaggctgaagaaggaaatgaagggAATGGAAATAGACTCCAATGCCTTGAGAATTACCATTCTCCAGTTTCAAAAGGAACAGAGTTCAAACAACAGGAAGGCCGACTGGCATAGTGTGTAAGCAATAAAGATATTGACCGATCATCTGGCTGATAGTCTATGATGCATGTTTGAATGACTGGCTGAGGTATTGTGACAGCTGTTGATGGCACAGAACCTTTCTCTATCACTGTAAGTTCATGAATAAGGAACTTGGATTTCTCATTAAAGAATAATCTAGGAAAACTAGATGGTTTCTAAGTTCTTTTCAGCTTAGAAATTCTAAAGAATGGGGGATAATCTTTGGGTGTTTCTGGTACTAAATGGAAATTCTCTCCCCTTTTGTGTCAACACAAGCAGAAGCAGCACAGGAATAGCCTCATTTCACAGAAACCTGGTAGAAGGAAGCCTTCAAATGGGAGGCAAGGGTTGTATATTGCAGTGACTCCAAGGGCTTCCCATTTCAGGATGTTTGTGAATTTATAATGTCCACTGTTTGCACTGTCATCTCTGTACTTAACATGAGAGTTCATGAAGACTGTGCTATTCTATGACTTGGTACTAGAAGATTTGGATGAAGCCAAGTCAAACTTGGAGCACCTTCTGTGCATCACAgagatggtaaaagaaaaaaagagagacaaaaggccACCTAGAACATGTGGCTAAGTGGAGAACTAGAGCAAAGCAAGATATAATATTCACTTCTCTCCCCTTGAACTCAGGAGGTGTTGTGACTCAGGAGGGTGATAAATGAGAACCTGATTTCTATTTATGCCTTATACAGTCATGAATTCTCAGAATGGAGAGTTTTAAGATAAGATGGAGCTgaatgagaataatatttgtctttacCTGGGCTCATTAGGCCAACAAGAGATGCTCTCAGTGGAGGGCACCTGATTGTCATTCTTTTCAACACTGGAGCAAAAGCCACAGATATGGCTAGGGCTTCATGAGCTTCCCTGAACTTTGTCTTTCCTTTAGAAGATGCAGAGGTGGTGCTTCTGAGCAAGGAAATATCCCTATAGTACTTCTGTCCAAGGGGAAGTTTTCTTGACTTTGCCTCTAAAATAATGACCAGTGGGACTTGATTTCAGCTCTAGACCTTGGAGAGTGTTGGTGGTCCCTGGAGAGGCCCTTAAGCAGGAGGCCTGTTCTCCAGAGCCAGCGTTCCTTCCCTGTGTTATTCTTGTTTCAGTGAGTTGCATCATCCAGGAGTTACCCTTGAGTGGccaataatttctaaaaataaaattatcagagAGTCCTAAGTTTTCTTAATTCTAAACCTTGaaattccttctcctcttccctccctcctttttttcttctctttttgttaagttaatacacacacacacacacacacacacatttatttgttCAAATTTATTTTCGCTTGCAGTGGGTCATTGTTGTGAGTGTGTGCTTTCTCTagatgcagagagtgggggctactcctcattgctgtgtggcttgcaggctctagaatGAATactcagaagttgtggtgcaggAACTGAGTTGCTCCCTGGCATTGGAATATCCTGGACTAGGGATAGAActcatgtccccttcattggcaggcagattcccatgcattgcaccaccagggatgtcctcttttgtttttcaagtttaaataatatttatggtATAGAAATATAATGATAATATCTATAATAGGAGAAAAGCTATTTTAGGTGCTATAAAATTGAATAAGTATACTAAAGATATTTTCATGATAgcaagagaaaatacaaatttattatgtTATCCAAactaattcttttatttattgcaATTCAAAAAAATCCAATAGATTAGAAATCATAAAACTGTTTTGGGTTAGCAGATGGAAAgtaatatgtataaaatgaataaacaacaaggtcttactgtgtagcacaggcaaGTATTGTCAATATACTgtcataaaccataatggaaaagaatataaaaaagaatatatatatgcatagctGAAGTTTTTttatgtacagcagaaattaactcaatattttaagtcatctaacttcaattaaaaaggaaaaaaacttaaaattttttaactgtgataaaaactttttattatggaaaaattttgacatatataaaataaaaagaatactgtAATAATCCTTCTGCATCCATTATCCagcttcaacaattatcaacTCATTGACTATTATCCATctttgaccacatggactgaaAAATGTGATCTCTATGCTATATGAACCGTCAAGCATCTAAACATGGACTTGTTCAATGGAAGAAGGGAAGGATAGGTATTGAAGAGCCATTATCAGTCTTTGCCATGGATAAGGACCTAATGATGGTTGACTGAATAAATCCCtaggagatcagttcagttcagctcagtcactcagtcacgtccaactctttgtgacctcattgactgcagcatgccaggcctccctgtccatcaccaagtcccggagtttactcaaactcatgtccatcaagtcggtgatgccatccagccatctcatcctctgtcatcctctttgcctcctgccttcaaccattcccagcaacagaatcttttcaaatgagtcagctctttgcatccagtggccaaagtgttggagtttcagcttcagcatcagtccttccaatgaatactcaagactgttttcctttaggatggactggttggatctccttgcagtccaagggactctcaaagagtcttctccaacaccacagttcgaaagcatcaattcttcggccctcaactttctttatagtccacctctcacatccatacacgactattggaaaaaccaaagctttgactagacagacctttgttgacaaagtaatgtctctgctttttaatatgctgtctaggttggtcataactttccttccaaggagtaagtgtcttttaatttcatggctgcagtcaccatctgcagtgattttgagcctccccaaaataaagtctgtcactgtttccactgtttccccatctatttgccatgaagtgatgggaccagatgccatggtcttaagttttctgaaagctgagctttaagccaactttttcactcttctctttcactttcatcaagaggctttttagttcctcttcactttctgccataaaggtggtttcatctgcatatctgaggttattggtgtttctcctggcaatcttgattccagtttgtacttcatccagcccaatgtttctcatgatgtactctgcatatatgttaaataaacagggtgacaataaacagccttgacgtactccttttcctgtttggaaccagtctgttgatccatgtccagttctttctattgcttcctgacctgcacatagatttctcaggaggcaggtcagatggtctggtgttcccatctctttcagaattttccacagctttttgtgattcacacagtcgaaggctttgttatagttaataaagcagaagtagatatttttctggaatattcttgctctttcaatgatccaacagatgttggcaatttgatttctggttcctcggccttttctaaatccagcttgaacatctggaagttcacgattcacatactgtttaagcctggcttggagaattttgagcattattttgctagcgtgtgagatgagtgcaattgtgtggtagtttgagcattctttggcattgtctttctttggggttggaatgaaaactgaccttttccagtcctgtggccactgccaagttttccaaatttgctgacatattgagtgcagcactttcacagcatcatcttttaagatttgaaatagttcaacggGAATTTCATTGCCTCtggtagctttgtttgtagtgatgcttcctaaggcccacttgatttcacattccaggatgtctggctctaggttggtgatcacactatcgtgattatctgggtcttgaagatcttttttgtatagttcttcagtgtattcttgccacctcttcttaatatcttctgcttctgttacgtccataccatttctgtcctttattgtgcccatatttgcatgaaatgtccctagAAGATAACAAAGAACAATACAGAAGGAACTTGGATTTTTCACTCTGGATTATCAAGTGCATGTCTGGggttaagagaaaaataatctttcattttgtttgataCACTTTATTTTTGGATCTTTTCTGTAATAGCTTAAGTCTTTATCGTTCTAAAACAGATATCCTAACTGACCAGTTACCTCCAACGTCCCACTACAAAAAATAAGGTTGCATTTTTTTTAGTGTCTATTATGAATAGACACTAGAAACAAGTCTACTATGTTTGAGAGGTACATTAGGTGCTCTATTAGCTACAAGGATAGGTATTGAAGAGCATATTCAAAGTTGGGATGCTCTGGATTTGACTTTCTGCTGGGCTTCTCCTGTCACCTATGTGTATGTGCTCATTCTTTAGATCAGCCAGGAACGTGTGCACATGTGAGCAGCTTCAGCCAGGAACACCCTTACTTCACACATGGTTGAAGCTGGATGTGTTCAGCTTGGCAGCTGATTGGTGTTGGTGACAGTGGTGGTTAGAGCCTGCAGTAGGGAGCTCAAGGAGAACCAGGAAACGCTGGCAGAGATTGAGTAGTAGACCAGGGCAAGCCTGTGAGGCATGGATGGTGGCCGAAGGAGGAGCACAAGCA
This genomic stretch from Muntiacus reevesi chromosome 4, mMunRee1.1, whole genome shotgun sequence harbors:
- the LOC136167543 gene encoding olfactory receptor 8S1-like, with product MEAANTTRVTVFVLQGLSNNPHIRVVLFVIFLVIYLLTLTGNLLMLLVIRTDAHLHTPMYFFLSQLSFLDAFYSSVIVPKLLENLLSKWKTISFFECFTQIALVIFSGATEACLLSVMAYDRYQAVCHPLLYVVTMNKKVCAGLVGASWIIGMGTGLLNTILLAQQRFCGPNFIHSFACEFPPVLLLACSDPYISIASILTTAVVLGLGTLVLLLGSYTHIIMTALGINSASGQNKIFSTCSSHFLVVLIYYGSGVFRYMTPASGSALEQVLSVQYSVVIPLLNPLIYSLKNQEVKAALRRMLARKPRLNF